TTATGCATACTTGCTAAGTTTTTATACTCACCTTTTGTTATTTCGATGTGTTTAGGTAACTCCTAAGGACAACATGCTGAAGATAAAGGGAGTAACACCCTCATCTTCGCAGTTCATGTTTATACAATATCTCACACATCATTTTTCTTGGAACTTTGCCATTGACGATAAGTTAGAAGCTCTACCCTACCGTGATTAGTAAATTGGTCGGTCATAGAAGTTAAGTATTAAGGATTTTATCAGTTAACTAATAAATCACTAGCAAGATTAAAACTCTGTTGTGATGCCTTTAGTGAGCCTACGGTAGCTCGTTATTGTTATAGTTGCTTGGATTTAAAGTTCAGTTATGTGTGGCTCTGTTATATGCAAGTGATATTTTCATTATTTTTGTGCAATGTTTTCTAAATGTTAGAAAAATGGAGTATGAAAGTAGACTGGCAAAATTTACAAAACAGCTGATCTGATACCACTTTAGGAAACAAAAGGAAAATTAAAGGAGAATGCGACAAAAATAAGGTCTAAACGTTAGGTAAATATAACAGCTGATCTGATACCACTTTGATACACACAAGCATTAGCTTACAAGGAAGATATACAGTATAGCCTATGTTTTTAAGGCGTCCGTAAGGCGACGCttaggcgacgcctaggcgtcgaGGCGCCCCCCCAGCGCTTTGCAAATATGTCCGCTTTAGGCGCCTAGGCGTCGAGGCGCCCCCCCAGCGCCTTAAAGCGAAgcgtcgccttaaaaacatagAGTATAGCATAATATATAGCGAAAAATAAACATGGAGTGATGGACAAACTGATGGTAGATTTTGCAAGTGCAAGGTTGCTAGCATTGCAATGACAATGCATTTTCCAATGGATTTTACAAGTGTTATTTGACGAAGCAAGTTGACATTAATCGCTATCTTGCCAAGGACTACAGAATTTAAATGTTGAGGATACAGATACAACAAGATGAAAAATAAAAGTAACTACATCTCATATTCTGCAAAACTGAGCAGGTATGCAACATACCCAGTGCTTAGTCAGTGTGGTTTTGGGACATGCCCATCAACAGCAAAATTTCTGGTAGCTGCTGGCAGTGCTAATCTTATGCCATCAAGTTCAGGGCTTGCAATTACTTGGCAACCAAGGCGAGATCTAAAACAATGGGACCAGGTTAGTTTAACTGGAGTAATACATTTTGTACAattcacaaaaaaataaaaataagcatACGTTTCTGTAAGGCCAAAAGCAAGGTCCAGCATATCGTTTTCCTCATCTTCAGGATCTTCCAATTTGTTATAGTAGTCTACGTCCTGAATAGAACTTTCTCATCAAACTGCACTTTGAACTGTCTCAACTGAAAACTTAGAAATGTATGTAGAACTACGTACCGTTACAATCACATGACAGGTAGAACATGCAAGAGAGCCCTCACATGCTCCTGGTGATCATGGCAGAACAAGCAATTCAGATATATATGGCAAAAAAGGTTAGGGAGTACTGTAAGTCAACATGCAACAGAATTTAAACGAAAATTCTAACAGATGCAGAATCAAAGGAGGCATACAATGACAGAAAGGTATCATGATATATCTATACCTAATATTGAACTTACATATCAATGTAAGCTCCTTTAGCTAATAAAAATACAGGTGATATTAAGTCCAAAGAAGCACATGAAGTCAAGTACAGGTGTGGTATTACTGCAGGATGTTCAAGATTCAAACCAAAATTAGTAAAAAGGAGTACTGCAGAGGACCTTCAAGTTCTATGTCATTCTCATGAGCAGCTTCCAGCATTGACATCCCAATCGGAACATTGATAACCGTTTCATCGCCATCCTTATCAACAAATGTCACAGATATCCTGCAAAGTAAATTCCAATCATTGATACTGATTGCCAAGGGTAGGACAAAATGGTAAAAAATTAAGAACCAAAAGCATGCGCTGCCCATCAGATATTAAGCAACAAATCAGCTAAAAGGGAAGGGGATGGAATCCTAACTTCAATATTAAGTTCCTAATTAATCAATGGAACATGTAACATATTCTACACACAAAACCAGAAAATGACAGAAGAAAAGGCTTTAAAATACAAAAACTATTGAAAAAAGACACACTCCCAGGCGTGTTAAACTTAAATAAGCTGTAAAGTAAAGCAGATAGACCTCATAAAGACCCTATGCATCAAAATAGAGGCAGAACTGGTAAAATTGACAGAAGTTCTCGCATGTCTGGATATCGCCGTTTATTGCTAAATTAATTTCATGCCCTAAATGCTGCATAGGCTCCATATGGACAAAATATGAAATAACCACCTGCATGAGGCCTGATTGTGTTAAAAACCAAAGGACAAAATATTGCTCGAAAAGCATACTTGGCCCAGAACTATGGCCAGTTGGCCACAACAGGAGGGCATCCCAGGAGAAAGGAGCACTTGCCCTACAGGTGGAGCTATTCCTAACTAAGGGATGAGTGTCCCAGATATCTGTAAGTTGGGATATTGAATTCTTACGAGTACCAAGGTTGTCGCTTTCCAACCTTAGGTTCTTAAGCCGGCTCTATAATGCCTAGCCATATTCTTACAAACCAAGCAAGATATTCTTCCAATTACCTCTAACAATTGCCTAATTAACGGATAAGGATCTCAGTTATCTTTTAGTTTGGATTTCCCAGCTACCTTTAAGTTCGGATTCAAATCTCTTAAGGGTTCCCAAGGTTGTTACTTTCCATGCTTGGGTTTGTAAGCGGGCTATATAATCCTAGCCCATTTCGTACCAATTAAACAAGAACTTATCCAATTACCTCTCCCACAATTGTAAGCAGTGCCTATGTAGCATACTAGTCCCTTCAAGGGTGGTGTTGTAAGCAGGGTACATAACATCTGGAACTTTTCTTACCAATCTGGCAGTTCCTTCACAAGTGGTCTTATGCCACAAAATGCAGGgccacatccccccccccccccccccccccgtggcacGTTGAGCAGCTTGTGTTTGTGTTCTTTAGCGAGGAGGTACAAGCTACAGGAATGGACACACTGCAGCTTGTAGGAATGCTGCTTTTAAGAATAGTGGAAGACAACAACAACAGCCAGAGAGGGGCCCAAAAACCATGTTAAGTCAGGTGGATGGCTTCTAGGTGGACAAATGTTTACTTCCAGGAATTTCCAAAATCATTTTTGGAACAGGAATTGAACTTAAAGGCCTCTTTACTGTTCATAATAATTCAATGAGTGGATCTACCAATTCCTTTTTTTGCTCCATCTTGTAGTCAGCCTGTGTGCCGGACATGTTGTTGGCTGTTGGATCACGTACATCGTGTTTTCCTCCCTATATTCTGTTGTATGTTTTACCTGAAATGGAGCTGTTTGGACGACCTGCCATATCTATCTTTACCTTGCTCCTACACATTttggagttggtgatgatggcccGCCTGCCATCCCACTTTCCCTCCAGACAAGTGGGGTATCTCTATGGAGATTGATGTGCCACATATGATACGATTTGATATGTTTGATTATTACTACTaccatagcaataccggcacattTAGCTAGTTTTACATGATTcaatttatttttttattattattacttccCTAACGATATGGGGGCATTTCACTAGTTTTATTTGCTTCTCTGATCAGCTGCCTCGCAGAGACTATGACTACCCAAGTGCAAAAGGGGCACAAGTGAAGAAACATTTTTATAACATCTGAACATTCTATTTTAGAAAATATACAAATGTCATGCCTCCAAAGGGGTAACGGCATGAGTCCACATCAACCTGCCACAAAGTGAAATGACGACAGAAGTCCGTTGCAAAATTATTTGCCAATAGTTTCAACCATTAAATGGTTTAGCATCAAGGGCAAACATCACTATGAAGGCTTAATTCACCAACCTAATGTGCTCTCTCTAATCCTTTACAAAATAATAATTTTCCATGCATAGCTTAAATTGGTAATTGTTTTTAATTAGACTCCTTATGCCCATCTATTTTGGTGGGTGTACTTGTATTCATGTAATCCTAGTCCGTCCTAGTGCTCCAACAGTTACAGTCTAACTGTATCATTGTTGAACTGGCTGTATTTAGTTAGTTGTCAAAATTGGTAAGTAAGGTTTATTGTGTTGGTCTCACAGAGCCAATGAGCCATTAGAAGCTTTTATAAACagctaagaaattcatccaaggaccaTAGGGTTGCTTCCATGAGCTTTGGTTATTATTCTGAATCCTTACTGACGCAGAGATAGATCAGTAAATATTAATATTAGTGTGACACAATAGTCTGTACTGCTGAATTGAAAATATTGAGCATAGAAAACATTTTAGTACTTATGTTACGCCCAACAATAAGTAAGTAAAAGCTGACTGGCTAGGCATCAACAGTAAAAAGACTTACTTAGCTTTCGGCTGTTCACTCCTGTCATTGACTTTAGCTTCCGTGGCGGAACATAGAGAACGATTACCCTGAAAAGAGTCCCATTTGTTATTCCATCTTTGAACAAAGTTATTCCAGTTTCTCTACATTATATTTTTCATtttaaataaattaaaaaaaagtaAAGCAGAGACACGAGATCTGTATATCTGCACATCTTTTCAAACATCGATATCTGATAAGTATGAAAACTATATAGTCAACTTTGCTTCAGTACACCCCCCTAGAAAAGTTTATGGATTTCAATGCAGATTAAAGGTGGAGATTAGAAGGTACCCTTTATATGAAAAAGGATAATATTTTTTTTTATCCAAATCAATCTATTCAATACGTTAGATCTGCAAACTATGAAACTAATATGAGGATAGCCTTTTTAAGTAACTTTAAGATTTGTGCAAACTTTTAAGGGGGGTGTACCAAAGCAAAGATTAACAAGTTCTGCAGGTTAACGGCACAGTTAGGATTGCTCGAAGAAATTCCCTGCAAAAAAAATGCTTGAAGGCCTAGCAAATGGACAGTTCCAGCAACCAGGGAAACTCCTTTGTATAAGTTGGCAGTAAATGTAGGCAAGTTAACAATGCaacatttgagagagagagagagagagagagagagagagagagagctgaccACATAGTTCATACAGGCTCTGATGGGTTCTTCCTGATTCCTTGAAGTTACTGACTTTTGACCTGATAAATGTCAGAATAATTCAGTGGACATAGAGAAACGAAAGATGGCCATAACAAACAGACAAGCATGCCAGTCTAAAGAATGTGTTCTCTTAAAATTTACTTAAAGCGCTAGTCAAAAATAACTAAACAGACCCTAGGCTCACATACCAAGAATAACTAAACATACATTTCTTCCAAAATGTATATCTAAACATAAAAGGGGAACATCTTGAATAGTATGGTTCACCTTAAAAAACACATAAACAAACATTACATGTTATTATGGAAAACTGAGCAGGCCAATCCAACTTGCATATTTGTAGACCCCATAATCAGGGTGAGCAATGAGACACCGCATCAGTTGTCTTGACAAAGAGCTAGAAAGCACTCTTACAGAAGATACTGCCCACATTCCTTAAAACAGACACCAATCCACAGGAAATACAAAAAACCCACTAACTAGTGCCTCCGTGCCAACTACCAGATGTAGGATTAACTCTGCGTGACCAAATAGCAGGAAATCAGTGTGGCCACAACCAACAGGTATATCCCctcgatgctgctgctgctgctgctagtaGCTACTTCATCAAAGCACCTCGCATTTGCTCCCAGATGTCAATCAACTAATCATCAGCCTGACCGCATCCACAAACTCGAAACTAGGCGCGTCATTGCATCCGAATGACCTGGAATTAACACCCGGGGCAAGTAGCACGCTGGGCTCAGCACAAATTTGACAGGGCACCCCAGGTGACCACGAGGAAAACCCACGGAGTAGTTCGTGAGCAACTCAGGAATCAGGAATCACGCGCTCGATGCCCTCTAGTTCTAACCGAGACATACTCCAAATAAAACAACGCCGCAGCGGAGGCAAATGAAATCGCGAAGCCGAtgggcgacggtggagtggggagGAGAAGCAAACCTAGCCTCGCCCGGCTCAGGGCGTGGACGCCGAGGCGGGAGATCCTTGACAGCATCTTCACCGGAGGGGCAAAACCGAGACGGACGCAGCGGCGGCAGCAGATTCCTTAAAACACTCTTACAGAAGAGCTAGAAAGCACTCTTACAGAAGATACTGCCCACATTCCTTAAAACAGACACCAATCCACAGGAAATACAAAAAACCCACTAACTAGTGCCTCCGTGCCAACTACCAGATGTAGGATTAACTCTGCGTGACCAAATAGCAGGAAATCAGTGTGGCCACAACCAACAGGTATATCCCctcgatgctgctgctgctgctgctagtaGCTACTTCATCAAAGCACCTCGCATTTGCTCCCAGATGTCAATCAACTAATCATCAGCCTGACCGCATCCACAAACTCGAAACTAGGCGCGTCATTGCATCCGAATGACCTGGAATTAACACCCGGGGCAAGTAGCACGCTGGGCTCAGCACAAATTTGACAGGGCACCCCAGGTGACCACGAGGAAAACCCACGGAGTAGTTCGTGAGCAACTCAGGAATCAGGAATCACGCGCTCGATGCCCTCTAGTTCTAACCGAGACATACTCCAAATAAAACAACGCCGCAGCGGAGGCAAATGAAATCGCGAAGCCGAtgggcgacggtggagtggggagGAGAAGCAAACCTAGCCTCGCCCGGCTCAGGGCGTGGACGCCGAGGCGGGAGATCCTTGACAGCATCTTCACCGGAGGGGCAAAACCGAGACGGACGCAGCGGCGGCAGCAGATTCGGGGCGCGGGTTTGGGAGGATcagcggaggaggaagaggggttcGGCTTCGCTTGAGAAGGAAGTAGAGAGCGCGGGCCGAGCAGCTGGGCCGGGAGGGTAGCCCAACTGAACAGTTTTATGCGAATCTTATAGTTGGGCCATTTCTCCAGCTTATATTGACCCAAATCTCGATAAAGAAACTGATCCTCGAATGTCTCAAAAAAACGGATCCCAAAATTCGGCAATCTGATTTAAGGAAGAAAAACGAAAATGGAGACGCGGGGAATCGAACCCCGTGCCTCTCGCATGCGAAGCGAGCGCTCTACCATATGAGCTACGTCCCCAAGCTGACGAATGCGAGATCTAAAGCTTAATATTCGTTTCAATTAAGAACTGAGAGGTTAGGTCCATttatttttgaaacggaggcaaagattgcctcatctattaattaagtagaagagaattgcccagttaattatggAAAACCGGAACAACAAGGGCCAGGTCCACTCCATAGACTGAAACACACAGGGCAAAGCCCACCCTAATCGACGACAAATCGACCTACGGCCAGACAACGCAGCTCCGACTCTGACGGAGAACTCAGAAAAACAAAACCAGGCACGGCTGGCGCCACGGAAGATCTCCGAAAGGGCCACTGCAGCCAGTCATCGTACACCacagggccccgccgccgcagcttcgACTCCACAGCAACAAGCAAACCGAGGCAAAACCGTGGACACGCCGGAGAAGAGTCGACTACCCTAACCATTGCCGCGTCGCCGACATCGctcccaccatcatcgttgccacagaaaGTCTGGTCGCCACAGAGATTctctcggggccgccgccccgacatccaccGCTCCGTCGCGCTCAGCGCAATCAACCGGCACCGCCGCCCCGACATACCACCGCTCCCCTCGACCAGCAACGCCGCACAACCCAGCTGCCCGCAGCCCACGCTGCTCAGGGCAACCGCTCGCAGACCACGAACGTCGCACcacatccggggccgccgccccgacataaaGTCAGACCGCCCCCTCTGGGCGCATCGACCGAGCCGACACCCCTACCGCCCAAGCGGGACAAGGATGCCACCCAACCAATGTCGAGATAGAGCCCCACCTCATAGAGCTGTCACTCACATTGTTCCCGAGATCGCCATCTCGACGCACAATCAGAAACcacccggagccgccgccccgacgtCCACCGTCCCCGACGATGAAGAGATCCGTGCAAACTGCAACATGCTGACTCTCCAAAGGCGATGCCTCAAAGAAGGAAACGACGTAGCCGCCGTCATCGCCCGCTTCGACCATCCGAAGCTAGGGATTTCTCCCGGAGAGTCATGTAATGGAGCTCCACGGCAACACCTTCAAAAAGGGGAACGACAACATGGCCATGGCACCGATGTTGCCGGCACCGACCCAAGGTCAGTGCTGAACTTTGGCCCGGAGCTCCTCTACACCTCCGAATCCGAGCAGATCCGGAGCACTGCACAGCACACAATCCCATGGTCGACGTCCACCGTCTCCGCCTGAATCCGAGCAGATCCGAAGCTGTTGCTCCTGCATCCTCACAGCGAAGCCGCTCCACCATGCCGCCTGAGCAGCAGCCCCTCACCGCGCCGTCGCGCAACTTCCCGGCGACAGATCCGCGCCACCGGACCCCTTGTGCAGCACCTTCCCGTGCAGCAGCACCTCATCCCAGCTCCTCCTGAGCCCCTCACGCCGCGGAGCAGAGTACCCAAGCACCCGAGGCCGTGGAGCAGAGCACCCAAGCAGCAGAGCAGCGCTCGACCACAAATGGGCGCCCGAGCCGCCACGCACGCGCGGCGCCCCACGCAGCCCCATCACGCTCCTCTCCGTGGCCCGCTCAGATCCACGCCCTCCGCTCCGTGCGCCCGCGCCAACGCCTGCGGCGAGCCGCCGCGCGTAGAACCGCGCCAGCCGGCCCCGAAGCGCGCT
This window of the Triticum aestivum cultivar Chinese Spring chromosome 5D, IWGSC CS RefSeq v2.1, whole genome shotgun sequence genome carries:
- the LOC123121556 gene encoding adrenodoxin-like protein 2, mitochondrial isoform X3, which translates into the protein MLSRISRLGVHALSRARLGQKSVTSRNQEEPIRACMNYVGNRSLCSATEAKVNDRSEQPKAKISVTFVDKDGDETVINVPIGMSMLEAAHENDIELEGACEGSLACSTCHVIVTTTITNWKILKMRKTICWTLLLALQKHLALVAK
- the LOC123121556 gene encoding 2Fe-2S ferredoxin isoform X1, translated to MLSRISRLGVHALSRARLGQKSVTSRNQEEPIRACMNYVGNRSLCSATEAKVNDRSEQPKAKISVTFVDKDGDETVINVPIGMSMLEAAHENDIELEGACEGSLACSTCHVIVTDVDYYNKLEDPEDEENDMLDLAFGLTETSRLGCQVIASPELDGIRLALPAATRNFAVDGHVPKPH